A region of Thermococcus piezophilus DNA encodes the following proteins:
- the leuS gene encoding leucine--tRNA ligase gives MEDLNFRAIEEKWQKRWLEEKVFEPKREDKPKFYITVAFPYLSGHLHVGHARTYTIPDVIARFKRMQGYNVLFPMGWHITGAPIVGIAERIKNRDPKTIRIYHDVYKVPEEILWKFEDPKEIVKYFMKAARETFIRAGFSVDWSREFHTTSLFPPFSKFIEWQFWTLKDMGLVVKGAHRVRWDPVVGTPLGDHDIMEGEDVQILEYVIIKFILEENDEEIYMPAATLRPETVYGVTNMWLNPEAIYVKAKVRRGNREETWIISKEAAYKLSFQDREIEVIEEFKGERLIGKYVKNPITGDEVIILPAEFVDPDNATGVVMSVPAHAPFDHVALEDLKKETEILLKYDIDPRVVEEISYIPLIKLEGYGEFPAVEEVEKLGVKSQKDDEKLEEATKNIYKAEYHKGVFKIEPYAGKPVQEVKDLIAKELQEKGIAEIMYEFAEKPVISRFGNQAVIKIIHDQWFIDYGNPEWKEKAREALANMTIYPESRRTQFEAVIDWLDKKACARKVGLGTPLPWDPEWVIESLSDSTIYMAYYTISRHINKLREEGRLDPEKLDREFFDYLFGEEFSEEREKELAEKTGIPAEIIHEMKEEFEYWYPLDWRCSAKDLIPNHLTFFIFNHVAIFRKGHWPRGIAVNGFGTLEGKKMSKSKGNVLNFIDAINENGADVVRLYIMSLAEHDSDFDWRRKEVGKLRKQVERFYELVSEFAEYEAKPTELKDIDRWMLHRLNKAIEGATRGLEEFRTRTAVQWAFYSVLNDLRWYLRRTEGRDDEAKRYVLRTLADVWVRLMASFTPHISEELWEKLGGEGFVSLAKWPEPNPEWWNETIELEEEYVKNLIEDIKEIIRVAKIEDAKRAYIYTAPEWKWRVAEVVAEKRDFREAMSELMKDPEMRKHGKEISKMIQRLIKDRAFEIKRIDEEKALREAKDFIEKELGLEIIINPEVDKGGKKKQAMPMKPAVFVE, from the coding sequence ATGGAGGATCTTAACTTCAGGGCTATTGAGGAGAAGTGGCAGAAGCGCTGGCTGGAGGAAAAGGTCTTCGAGCCGAAGAGAGAAGATAAGCCAAAGTTCTACATAACGGTTGCCTTTCCCTACCTCTCAGGACACCTGCACGTCGGTCACGCGAGGACCTACACGATTCCCGACGTCATAGCGCGCTTTAAGAGGATGCAGGGCTACAACGTGCTGTTCCCAATGGGCTGGCACATCACCGGAGCCCCGATAGTCGGAATCGCTGAGCGCATAAAGAACCGCGACCCCAAAACCATCCGCATCTACCACGACGTCTACAAGGTGCCCGAGGAGATACTGTGGAAGTTTGAGGATCCGAAGGAGATAGTCAAGTACTTCATGAAGGCCGCAAGGGAGACATTCATAAGGGCCGGCTTCTCCGTTGACTGGAGCAGGGAGTTCCACACCACCAGCCTGTTCCCACCCTTCAGCAAGTTCATAGAGTGGCAGTTCTGGACGCTAAAGGATATGGGGCTGGTCGTTAAGGGCGCCCACAGGGTTAGATGGGATCCCGTTGTTGGCACCCCGCTCGGCGACCACGACATAATGGAGGGCGAGGACGTTCAGATACTTGAGTACGTCATCATCAAGTTTATCCTGGAGGAGAACGACGAGGAAATATACATGCCGGCCGCTACGCTGAGGCCGGAGACAGTCTATGGCGTAACCAACATGTGGCTGAATCCAGAGGCGATCTACGTCAAAGCAAAGGTCAGGCGCGGCAATAGGGAAGAGACCTGGATAATCAGCAAGGAGGCAGCTTACAAGCTCTCCTTCCAGGACAGGGAAATTGAGGTCATCGAGGAGTTCAAGGGCGAGAGACTCATAGGTAAGTACGTGAAGAACCCCATAACGGGCGACGAGGTCATAATCCTGCCGGCTGAGTTCGTTGACCCTGACAACGCCACCGGAGTTGTTATGAGCGTTCCTGCTCATGCCCCCTTCGACCACGTGGCTTTAGAGGATTTAAAGAAGGAAACCGAGATACTGCTGAAGTACGACATCGACCCGCGTGTGGTTGAGGAGATAAGCTACATCCCGCTGATAAAGCTTGAGGGCTACGGCGAGTTCCCGGCGGTTGAGGAAGTTGAGAAGCTCGGTGTAAAGAGCCAGAAGGACGATGAAAAGCTCGAGGAAGCCACCAAGAACATCTACAAGGCAGAGTACCACAAGGGAGTCTTCAAGATTGAGCCCTACGCAGGCAAGCCCGTTCAGGAGGTTAAGGACCTAATAGCAAAGGAGCTCCAGGAGAAGGGCATCGCCGAGATAATGTACGAGTTCGCCGAGAAGCCGGTCATTTCAAGGTTCGGCAACCAGGCGGTCATCAAGATAATCCACGACCAGTGGTTCATCGACTACGGAAACCCCGAGTGGAAGGAAAAGGCGAGGGAAGCTCTAGCCAACATGACGATTTACCCAGAGAGCAGGCGCACACAGTTCGAGGCGGTAATAGACTGGCTCGACAAGAAGGCCTGCGCGAGGAAAGTTGGCCTTGGAACACCACTCCCATGGGATCCGGAGTGGGTAATCGAGAGCCTGAGCGACTCGACCATCTACATGGCCTACTACACCATAAGCAGGCACATCAACAAGCTGAGAGAAGAGGGCAGGCTCGACCCTGAGAAGCTCGACAGGGAGTTCTTCGACTACCTGTTCGGGGAGGAGTTCAGCGAAGAGAGGGAGAAAGAGCTGGCTGAGAAGACGGGCATTCCCGCGGAGATAATCCACGAGATGAAGGAGGAGTTCGAGTACTGGTACCCGCTCGACTGGCGCTGCTCGGCGAAGGACTTAATCCCGAACCACCTCACGTTCTTCATCTTCAACCACGTGGCGATATTCAGGAAGGGGCACTGGCCGAGGGGCATAGCCGTAAACGGCTTCGGAACGCTGGAAGGCAAGAAAATGAGCAAGAGCAAGGGGAATGTGCTGAACTTCATTGATGCAATAAACGAGAACGGCGCAGACGTTGTGAGGCTCTACATAATGAGCCTAGCTGAACACGATAGCGACTTCGACTGGCGCAGGAAGGAGGTCGGCAAGCTCAGAAAGCAGGTCGAGAGGTTCTACGAGCTGGTAAGCGAATTTGCTGAATATGAAGCAAAGCCAACTGAGCTGAAGGACATCGACAGGTGGATGCTACACCGCCTGAACAAGGCCATTGAAGGAGCCACCAGGGGACTGGAGGAGTTCAGAACAAGAACAGCAGTGCAGTGGGCGTTTTATTCAGTCCTGAACGACCTACGCTGGTATCTAAGGAGAACCGAGGGACGAGACGACGAGGCCAAGCGCTACGTCCTGAGAACCCTCGCCGACGTATGGGTCAGGCTTATGGCCTCGTTCACACCGCACATCAGCGAGGAGCTCTGGGAGAAGCTCGGCGGAGAGGGCTTCGTGAGCCTTGCAAAGTGGCCCGAGCCAAATCCGGAGTGGTGGAACGAAACAATAGAGCTGGAGGAGGAGTACGTCAAGAACCTCATCGAGGACATCAAGGAGATAATCCGCGTGGCAAAGATAGAGGATGCAAAGAGGGCATACATCTACACGGCTCCAGAGTGGAAGTGGCGCGTTGCTGAGGTCGTCGCTGAAAAGAGGGACTTCAGGGAAGCAATGTCCGAGCTCATGAAGGACCCGGAGATGAGGAAGCACGGCAAGGAGATAAGCAAGATGATACAGCGCCTGATAAAGGACAGGGCTTTTGAAATCAAGCGCATCGACGAGGAGAAGGCCCTGAGAGAAGCCAAGGACTTCATCGAGAAGGAGCTTGGCTTAGAAATAATCATCAACCCAGAGGTGGACAAGGGCGGAAAGAAGAAACAGGCAATGCCCATGAAGCCGGCTGTGTTTGTTGAATAA
- a CDS encoding RNA-binding protein, with protein sequence MAKIKAHHVRLTTFIHATEDEDKVLEAISTFIPEEIDDDDVLFDIVETQGFFGNPIKVVNVEIKRSKAVRTFLEYFKELLSDRDKTYLLDHLDEKVDEEGTFYVRFNKQRAYLGEAEVDEGEDVIQIKIKAKAFPIKKEAVVKAVREWLDE encoded by the coding sequence ATGGCGAAGATAAAGGCACATCACGTCAGGCTGACCACCTTCATCCACGCGACTGAGGATGAGGACAAGGTTCTTGAGGCGATATCAACCTTCATCCCAGAGGAGATAGACGACGATGATGTCCTCTTTGACATCGTTGAGACTCAGGGCTTCTTTGGTAATCCGATTAAGGTTGTGAACGTTGAGATAAAGAGGAGCAAGGCCGTCAGGACCTTCCTCGAATACTTCAAGGAGCTCCTGAGCGATCGGGATAAAACCTACCTCCTTGACCACCTCGACGAGAAGGTCGACGAGGAAGGCACCTTCTACGTCCGCTTCAACAAGCAGAGGGCATACCTCGGCGAGGCAGAGGTAGATGAGGGCGAGGACGTCATCCAGATAAAGATAAAGGCCAAAGCCTTCCCGATAAAAAAGGAAGCCGTCGTCAAAGCCGTTAGGGAGTGGCTGGATGAATGA
- a CDS encoding M24 family metallopeptidase: MCLDKLVSLMEKQGFNGALVSPGSNLYYLTGLHIHEAGERLTVLAVNSDGEYHLLAPSLYGNVIEDFPVTFWRDGENPYGKLGGILRELDITSGRLLVENTMRADWLIGIEKLLRDHDLHPLSSLMRELRMRKDREEIRLMEKAAQVVDDVFEEILAMNLIGMSERELALKIELMIRERSDGISFEPIVASGENGANPHHAPGERKLKKGDLVILDYGAKWESYCSDITRTIALGKPDEKLLEIYEVVKNAQESAFQTVREGITAREVDKAAREYIAKAGYSKYFTHRTGHGLGLDVHEEPYIGPDGELVLENGMTFTIEPGIYLPGLGGVRIEDDVMVENGRGERLTKAERELIQL; the protein is encoded by the coding sequence ATGTGCCTCGACAAGCTCGTTTCCCTCATGGAGAAGCAGGGTTTTAATGGAGCTTTGGTGAGCCCCGGCTCAAACCTCTACTACCTGACCGGCCTGCACATCCATGAGGCAGGAGAGAGGCTGACCGTTCTGGCAGTGAATTCCGATGGAGAATATCACCTCCTGGCTCCAAGCCTCTACGGGAACGTTATCGAGGACTTCCCAGTTACCTTCTGGCGTGATGGAGAGAACCCCTACGGGAAACTGGGAGGAATTCTGAGGGAGCTTGACATAACCTCAGGCAGGCTCCTTGTCGAGAACACTATGAGGGCCGACTGGCTGATAGGCATCGAGAAGCTCCTCAGGGACCACGATCTCCACCCGCTCAGCAGTCTAATGCGCGAGTTGAGAATGAGGAAGGACAGAGAAGAGATAAGGCTCATGGAGAAGGCGGCCCAAGTCGTTGATGATGTCTTCGAGGAAATCCTCGCCATGAACTTAATCGGTATGAGCGAGAGAGAGCTCGCTTTGAAAATCGAGCTGATGATAAGGGAGCGCTCCGATGGAATCTCCTTCGAGCCGATAGTGGCATCAGGAGAGAATGGGGCTAATCCACACCATGCACCCGGCGAGAGGAAGCTGAAGAAGGGAGACCTCGTTATCCTCGACTACGGCGCCAAGTGGGAGAGCTACTGCTCCGACATAACGAGAACCATCGCGTTAGGAAAGCCGGACGAAAAGCTTCTAGAGATTTACGAGGTCGTCAAGAACGCCCAGGAGAGCGCCTTCCAGACCGTCCGTGAGGGGATAACGGCCAGGGAAGTCGATAAGGCCGCGAGAGAATACATAGCGAAGGCGGGCTACAGCAAATACTTCACCCACAGAACCGGCCACGGCCTGGGCTTAGACGTCCATGAGGAGCCATACATAGGACCGGATGGAGAATTAGTCCTGGAAAACGGCATGACCTTCACGATAGAGCCAGGAATATACCTCCCGGGCCTCGGGGGAGTCAGGATAGAGGACGATGTGATGGTTGAAAACGGAAGGGGGGAGAGGCTAACTAAAGCTGAAAGGGAGCTTATTCAGCTGTGA
- a CDS encoding TrpB-like pyridoxal phosphate-dependent enzyme — MKAVLQDSKIPKKWYNILPDLPEPLAPPLDPETDEPIEPEKLLRIFAAELVKQEMTMERYIDIPKKVRELYAKIGRPTPLFRAMNLEKALKTPARIYFKYEGATITGSHKINTALAQAYYAKKQGIERLVTETGAGQWGTALSLAGALMGINVRVYMARASFYQKPYRKTIMRLYGAEIYPSPSDRTEIGRKFLSEDPNHPGGLGIAISEAIEDVLRDEKARYALGSVLNHVLMHQTVIGLEAKEQMKEFEDPDVIIGCVGGGSNFAGLAYPFVKDRLDGKADYEFIAVEPRAAPSMTRGVYTYDYGDSGGLTPKMRMHTLGHTYYVPPIHAGGLRYHGLAPTLSILINHGIVRPVAYHQTEVFEAARLFARTEGIVPAPESAHAVKAAIDRALKAKEEGREEVILFNLSGHGLLDLKGYEDYLDDKLEDYEPEEFPALKWEV, encoded by the coding sequence ATGAAAGCCGTTCTGCAGGATTCCAAGATACCAAAGAAGTGGTACAACATTCTGCCTGACCTGCCGGAGCCTTTGGCACCGCCCCTCGACCCGGAGACGGACGAGCCAATTGAGCCAGAGAAGCTGCTCCGCATCTTCGCAGCGGAGCTGGTGAAGCAGGAAATGACCATGGAACGATACATCGATATTCCAAAGAAAGTTCGTGAGCTCTACGCTAAAATAGGCCGTCCAACGCCCCTCTTCAGGGCGATGAACCTCGAAAAGGCACTCAAAACGCCGGCGAGGATATACTTCAAATACGAAGGGGCTACCATAACGGGCAGCCACAAGATAAACACCGCATTGGCCCAGGCATACTACGCGAAGAAGCAGGGCATCGAAAGGCTCGTAACAGAGACAGGTGCAGGCCAGTGGGGAACTGCTCTGTCTCTGGCAGGGGCACTAATGGGGATAAACGTTCGTGTTTACATGGCCAGGGCCAGCTTTTACCAGAAGCCCTACAGGAAGACTATAATGCGTCTCTACGGTGCCGAAATCTACCCCAGCCCAAGCGACAGGACTGAAATAGGAAGGAAGTTCCTGAGCGAAGACCCAAACCACCCGGGTGGCTTGGGAATAGCGATAAGCGAAGCTATCGAGGACGTTCTAAGGGACGAAAAAGCGCGCTACGCCCTCGGAAGCGTGCTCAACCACGTTTTAATGCACCAGACGGTCATAGGTCTAGAGGCCAAGGAGCAGATGAAGGAGTTTGAGGATCCAGATGTCATAATTGGCTGCGTTGGGGGAGGAAGCAACTTCGCCGGCTTGGCATATCCCTTCGTCAAGGATAGACTAGACGGCAAAGCTGACTACGAGTTCATAGCGGTTGAGCCAAGGGCGGCACCAAGCATGACGCGCGGCGTTTACACCTACGACTACGGCGACTCTGGAGGGCTAACGCCGAAGATGAGGATGCACACCCTCGGCCACACCTACTACGTCCCGCCGATACACGCTGGCGGCCTGAGGTACCACGGCCTGGCTCCAACGCTCAGTATTCTGATAAACCACGGGATAGTTAGGCCAGTAGCCTATCATCAGACAGAGGTCTTCGAGGCGGCCCGGCTCTTTGCCAGGACGGAAGGCATAGTTCCAGCACCCGAGAGCGCCCACGCGGTCAAGGCTGCAATAGACAGGGCCCTCAAGGCGAAGGAAGAGGGCAGGGAGGAGGTCATCCTGTTCAACCTCAGCGGCCACGGCCTTCTCGACCTCAAGGGCTACGAGGACTATCTCGACGACAAGCTTGAGGACTACGAGCCAGAAGAGTTTCCAGCTTTGAAGTGGGAGGTTTAG
- a CDS encoding helix-turn-helix transcriptional regulator yields the protein MIETTDNVEKRIVKGLFTVPLKNIILVIVGLKGETHGYELLKELEKFAVGLWKPSHSNLYTLLNKMVEEGLLEPKEEYRGKVRRVKYRLTERGWEYLKTSNDLALRTLYTAVDYHERLKKKLEAAGHERKMKRETVMEYLDLLKKIRNILDEEIKRIEEELEGD from the coding sequence GTGATAGAAACGACCGATAATGTAGAGAAGCGCATAGTCAAGGGGCTGTTTACTGTCCCCCTGAAGAATATAATTCTTGTCATTGTCGGCTTAAAGGGTGAAACCCATGGCTATGAACTCTTGAAGGAACTCGAAAAGTTCGCCGTCGGCCTCTGGAAGCCGAGCCACAGCAACCTCTACACGCTTTTGAATAAGATGGTCGAGGAGGGCCTCCTCGAACCTAAGGAGGAGTACCGTGGAAAGGTTAGACGCGTGAAGTACCGCCTTACAGAGAGGGGATGGGAGTACCTCAAGACCTCGAACGACCTGGCTTTGAGAACCCTCTACACGGCCGTTGACTACCATGAGAGGCTCAAGAAGAAGCTTGAAGCGGCTGGACATGAGAGGAAGATGAAGAGGGAAACTGTCATGGAATACCTTGATCTGCTCAAGAAGATAAGGAACATCCTCGATGAGGAAATAAAGAGGATAGAAGAGGAGCTTGAAGGGGATTAA
- a CDS encoding MMPL family transporter, with protein MAMAWNEWIVKHAKLVVALWIVIIILAAPLAVKLKDVTNYSTDQFLPKDVESVRVQDILSQDFPSFSQSDNQTYMVITNINVNDPKAKEAYERFKAEAKPYGDNFTSYYDAIELLQNQSYDMALNLTRQTANLTGILYISALNASDTFGEALSQMELLSQSINMTKESLPELAGAYLEMRQNLTLLYNQMMGLKALINSTDMAYAELSRNLINASQQELEKVLIEEISESVLEEEKALVPVIVKTVMAYDTNATGVLAKDPVLLKEVTIGLMESVLEEQGLSLDEKTLDAIYESGGNVDGIAKALLIQGTIEKLAGMPNANETARKLVEVATADPEGILSGEKLENATLSVVVSLAGNVERIDFKDVAKRIYEGESPRKIAEELFIDEINWKLDDIDAPEIVKRAMKDTLTAVIKEYPVSVEELEALVKEKVKALIGEYINENSQGLELHIDTDELVNLAFKFKDDPNAITRDDVTPIEEYIYPTIYDKAKNYIEMLKSPDNTTMLVLFVPQGLKGVSALEKSSKVQYENSLKAKEVALREFGKAFPQVEAYVSGTPVQTYETIKYGKEDNDKTTKFSIIGALIVLFIIMGAALLATFLPFTGVATATLTALGILYLLAKGDILDVGSWAQMLTVTTALGLGIDYSTYYLHRFREYLAEGYDHNTAASEALKRAKDAVLASASTDIIAFASFVLAYEFPIFKTMGIIAPIAVITVLLASLTLIPAITVLIGNKPIFWWPRHIKHIEGIDIHEKSRIADWATRHAKVVVLIALLLTVPAAYNFANFHGTHDIKLFIPKDSDTYHFLQLTEEKIGASVASPTYVVIEFDHPVSDSDLTTIDSIAKKIEKVEGVKYVYTVTQPYGEPISGVGLDGLKSLGGDRYISKDGKKVLIQVTGKYSATDEHSKDMVKEIRSIIKDEKSSGGLKDGLVGGATALALDLSNLINDVFWHRIFPVALLLMFLSLIPTLKGLPAVITTMVTIATGVLLSIWLSSWLFERVFGQQIMWFLPMMVFVVLMGVGIDYNSFFLIKARDEFERREPREALVVAAGTMDLIVIGLAAVLAATYGSLMTGATWGVREIGFALAIGVLLTAAMAVYFVGPATMALFGEKAWWPLFKRKND; from the coding sequence ATGGCTATGGCCTGGAACGAGTGGATAGTGAAGCACGCAAAGCTGGTAGTCGCACTCTGGATAGTCATCATAATCCTCGCGGCACCACTGGCAGTGAAGCTGAAGGACGTGACCAACTACAGCACCGACCAGTTCCTGCCGAAAGACGTTGAGTCTGTCAGGGTTCAGGATATTCTGTCCCAGGACTTTCCAAGCTTCTCCCAGAGCGATAACCAGACCTACATGGTGATAACCAACATCAACGTGAACGATCCAAAGGCGAAAGAGGCCTACGAGCGCTTCAAGGCGGAAGCCAAGCCCTACGGTGACAACTTCACATCCTACTACGATGCGATTGAGCTTCTCCAGAACCAGTCCTACGACATGGCCCTCAACCTGACGAGGCAGACTGCCAACCTGACAGGAATTCTCTATATCTCGGCGCTGAACGCGAGTGACACCTTCGGAGAAGCCCTTTCGCAGATGGAGCTCTTATCACAGTCAATCAACATGACGAAGGAGAGCCTCCCTGAACTTGCCGGTGCATACCTTGAGATGAGGCAGAACCTCACGCTCCTCTACAACCAGATGATGGGTCTCAAGGCCCTCATCAACTCCACTGACATGGCATACGCTGAGCTCAGCAGGAACCTCATAAACGCTAGCCAGCAGGAACTCGAAAAGGTACTCATCGAGGAGATCTCAGAGAGTGTTCTGGAGGAAGAGAAAGCCCTCGTCCCAGTCATTGTGAAAACCGTAATGGCTTACGACACGAACGCCACAGGAGTTCTTGCAAAGGATCCAGTCCTGCTCAAGGAGGTTACGATTGGGCTGATGGAGAGTGTTTTGGAAGAACAGGGCCTTTCTCTCGACGAGAAGACGCTTGATGCCATCTACGAGAGCGGCGGAAACGTCGATGGCATAGCAAAGGCCCTCTTGATTCAGGGTACCATCGAGAAGCTTGCCGGAATGCCCAACGCCAACGAGACTGCTAGGAAGCTTGTGGAAGTCGCGACGGCCGATCCAGAGGGAATACTAAGTGGTGAGAAGCTTGAGAACGCCACCCTGAGCGTCGTTGTCTCCCTCGCTGGAAACGTTGAAAGAATAGACTTCAAGGACGTGGCAAAGAGGATCTACGAGGGCGAGAGCCCAAGAAAGATCGCCGAGGAGCTCTTCATTGACGAGATCAACTGGAAGCTGGATGACATTGACGCACCTGAGATCGTGAAGCGGGCCATGAAGGACACCCTAACGGCCGTTATTAAGGAGTATCCGGTGAGCGTGGAGGAGCTTGAGGCTTTAGTTAAGGAGAAGGTCAAAGCCCTGATCGGAGAGTACATAAACGAGAACTCGCAGGGCCTTGAGCTTCACATTGACACGGACGAGCTCGTGAACCTCGCCTTCAAGTTCAAGGACGACCCCAATGCCATAACAAGGGATGACGTTACACCCATTGAGGAGTACATCTACCCAACGATCTACGATAAGGCGAAGAACTACATCGAGATGCTCAAGAGCCCAGACAACACGACGATGCTCGTCCTCTTCGTCCCACAGGGTCTCAAGGGAGTATCTGCCCTCGAGAAGAGTTCAAAGGTTCAGTACGAGAACTCCCTGAAGGCCAAGGAAGTTGCGCTTAGGGAGTTTGGAAAGGCCTTCCCACAGGTCGAGGCCTACGTCAGCGGCACGCCGGTTCAGACCTATGAGACCATCAAGTACGGCAAGGAGGACAACGATAAGACGACGAAGTTCAGCATCATCGGGGCACTGATAGTGCTCTTCATCATCATGGGTGCGGCACTGCTCGCAACATTCCTGCCGTTTACAGGTGTCGCAACCGCCACCCTCACTGCTCTTGGAATACTCTACCTCCTCGCCAAGGGCGATATCCTTGACGTCGGTAGCTGGGCCCAGATGCTCACCGTCACCACCGCCCTCGGACTGGGAATAGACTACTCAACCTACTACCTCCACAGGTTCAGGGAGTACCTAGCTGAAGGCTACGACCACAACACTGCGGCAAGCGAGGCCTTGAAGCGCGCCAAGGATGCTGTGCTTGCCTCGGCCTCGACAGACATAATAGCCTTCGCCTCCTTCGTGCTCGCCTACGAGTTTCCGATATTCAAGACAATGGGTATAATAGCCCCAATAGCCGTCATAACGGTGCTCCTGGCGTCTCTGACACTCATACCAGCAATAACTGTCCTGATAGGCAACAAGCCGATATTCTGGTGGCCGAGGCATATCAAGCACATTGAGGGGATAGACATCCACGAGAAAAGCAGAATAGCCGACTGGGCAACGAGGCACGCCAAGGTCGTCGTTCTCATAGCCCTACTCCTGACGGTTCCGGCAGCCTACAACTTCGCCAACTTCCACGGAACACACGACATCAAGCTCTTCATCCCGAAGGACAGCGATACCTACCACTTCCTCCAGCTGACGGAGGAGAAGATAGGTGCCAGTGTGGCGTCGCCGACCTACGTCGTCATCGAGTTCGACCACCCGGTGAGCGACAGCGATCTGACCACCATCGACAGCATCGCAAAGAAGATAGAGAAGGTTGAGGGCGTTAAGTACGTCTACACAGTGACCCAGCCCTACGGAGAGCCGATTAGCGGCGTCGGCCTCGACGGGCTCAAGAGCCTCGGCGGCGACCGCTACATCTCCAAGGACGGAAAGAAGGTGCTCATCCAGGTGACAGGAAAGTACAGCGCCACCGACGAGCACTCCAAGGACATGGTGAAGGAGATAAGGTCCATCATCAAGGACGAAAAGAGCTCAGGAGGGCTCAAAGACGGGCTGGTAGGCGGAGCCACTGCACTGGCCCTCGACCTTAGCAACCTCATCAACGACGTCTTCTGGCACAGGATATTCCCAGTGGCGCTGCTGCTGATGTTCCTGTCGCTCATACCGACTCTCAAGGGACTGCCGGCGGTAATTACTACAATGGTCACCATAGCCACTGGCGTCCTGCTGAGCATCTGGCTCTCCAGCTGGCTCTTTGAGAGGGTCTTCGGGCAGCAGATAATGTGGTTCCTGCCCATGATGGTCTTCGTAGTTCTCATGGGAGTCGGCATCGACTACAACAGCTTCTTCCTCATCAAAGCCAGGGACGAGTTCGAGAGGAGAGAACCGAGGGAGGCCCTGGTAGTTGCAGCGGGAACCATGGACCTGATTGTCATCGGCCTGGCAGCGGTGCTGGCGGCTACCTACGGCTCGCTGATGACAGGTGCAACCTGGGGAGTCAGGGAGATAGGATTCGCCCTAGCCATTGGAGTTCTCCTGACGGCCGCAATGGCAGTGTACTTCGTAGGACCTGCCACTATGGCCCTCTTCGGCGAGAAGGCCTGGTGGCCGCTGTTCAAGAGAAAGAATGATTGA
- a CDS encoding Ribonuclease P protein component 3, whose translation MIQEVDEEISFSREHWIEMDVRSEEAYELAEEWFNEVVFTKRLFLDDMPDFEALKAEIRELRERYDKVALLLVTKKPSLIREVKGRNLKALIYVQGGDMKVNRFALELGVDALISPWLGRKDPGFDHILARLAAKNNVAIGFSLLPILRASPYERAQILRFMMKTWQLVEKYGAMRFLTSSAGSRWEVRSPRDLMSLGIALGMEIPQARASLDFYPRRVLERKS comes from the coding sequence ATGATTCAGGAAGTTGATGAGGAAATTTCTTTTTCCCGCGAGCACTGGATAGAGATGGATGTAAGGAGTGAAGAGGCCTACGAGCTGGCCGAGGAGTGGTTCAACGAGGTGGTCTTCACCAAGAGGCTTTTCCTCGACGATATGCCGGACTTTGAGGCACTCAAAGCCGAGATCAGGGAGCTGCGGGAGAGATACGATAAAGTTGCCCTTCTCCTCGTCACAAAGAAGCCCTCCCTAATCCGTGAAGTCAAGGGCAGAAACCTCAAGGCCCTCATCTACGTTCAGGGTGGAGATATGAAGGTGAACCGCTTTGCCCTTGAGCTTGGCGTCGATGCTCTCATAAGCCCATGGTTGGGCAGAAAAGATCCGGGCTTTGACCACATACTGGCGAGGCTTGCGGCCAAGAACAACGTGGCAATAGGTTTCTCCTTATTACCTATTCTGAGGGCCAGCCCATACGAGAGAGCTCAGATCCTGCGCTTCATGATGAAAACCTGGCAGCTTGTCGAGAAATACGGTGCCATGAGGTTTTTAACATCTTCAGCCGGGAGCAGATGGGAAGTCCGCTCGCCGAGGGATTTGATGAGCCTTGGAATAGCGCTTGGCATGGAGATCCCTCAAGCTAGGGCAAGCCTGGACTTTTATCCAAGAAGGGTTTTGGAGAGGAAAAGCTAA
- a CDS encoding 50S ribosomal protein L15e: MGMYKYIREAWKTPKKTYVGQLLKVRMIKWRREPSVVRVERPTRLDRARSLGYQAKQGYVIVRVRVRRGGRKRPRWKGGRKPSKMGMVKYSPKKSLQWIAEEKAARKFPNLEVLNSYWVGEDGMYKWFEVIMVDPHHPVIKSDPKIAWIAGKAHKGRVFRGLTSAGRKSRGLRNKGKGAEKVRPSVRANKGKTK, translated from the coding sequence ATGGGAATGTATAAGTACATTAGGGAAGCCTGGAAGACTCCGAAGAAGACCTACGTCGGTCAGCTTCTCAAGGTTAGGATGATTAAGTGGCGCAGGGAGCCGAGCGTTGTTAGGGTTGAGCGCCCGACGAGGCTCGACAGGGCCAGGAGCCTCGGCTACCAGGCCAAGCAGGGCTACGTCATCGTTCGCGTTCGCGTCAGGCGCGGCGGAAGGAAGAGGCCAAGGTGGAAGGGCGGTAGGAAGCCCTCCAAGATGGGTATGGTCAAGTACAGCCCGAAGAAGAGCCTCCAGTGGATTGCCGAGGAGAAGGCTGCCCGCAAGTTCCCGAACCTTGAGGTTCTCAACAGCTACTGGGTCGGCGAGGACGGAATGTACAAGTGGTTCGAGGTCATCATGGTCGACCCGCACCACCCGGTCATAAAGAGCGACCCGAAGATCGCCTGGATTGCTGGCAAGGCCCACAAGGGCAGGGTCTTCCGCGGACTCACCAGCGCCGGCAGGAAGAGCCGTGGCTTGAGGAACAAGGGCAAGGGCGCCGAGAAGGTCAGGCCCAGTGTAAGGGCCAACAAGGGCAAGACCAAGTGA